The following proteins are encoded in a genomic region of Streptomyces lunaelactis:
- a CDS encoding NAD(P)/FAD-dependent oxidoreductase, whose translation MSTTERPRILVVGGGYVGLYAARRILKKMRYAEATVTVVDPRSYMTYQPFLPEAAAGSISPRHVVVPLRRVLPKAEVLTGRVTTIDQDRKVATIAPLVGEAYELPFDYLVIALGAVSRTFPIPGLAEQGIGMKGIEEAIGLRNHVLEQLDKADSTTDEEVRRKALTFVFVGGGFAGAETIGEVEDLARDAAKYYTSVKREDMRFILVDAADKILPEVGPKLGQYGKEHLEGRGIEIYLSTSMDSCVDGHVVLKNGLEVDSNTIVWTAGVKPNPALVRYGLPLGPRGHVDTTTTLQVQGTDYIWAAGDNAQVPDVAARKAGVENAWCPPNAQHALRQARVLGDNVISGMRGFPQKKYEHANKGAVAGLGLHKGVAMIVMGKVKIKLKGRLAWYMHRSYHGFAMPTWNRKIRVFADWTLAMFLKREVVSLGAMESPREEFYEAAKPAPAASAAKHEAEKAKA comes from the coding sequence ATGAGCACCACGGAGCGTCCCAGGATCCTCGTTGTAGGCGGTGGGTACGTAGGCCTGTACGCAGCTCGACGCATTCTGAAGAAGATGCGTTACGCGGAAGCGACCGTCACGGTCGTGGACCCGCGCTCGTACATGACGTACCAGCCCTTCCTCCCCGAAGCTGCCGCCGGCAGCATCTCGCCGAGGCACGTCGTCGTACCGCTGCGACGCGTACTGCCCAAGGCCGAGGTGCTCACCGGTCGCGTCACCACCATCGATCAGGACCGCAAGGTCGCCACGATCGCCCCGCTGGTCGGCGAGGCGTACGAGCTGCCCTTCGACTACCTGGTCATCGCGCTCGGCGCGGTCTCCCGTACCTTCCCGATCCCCGGCCTCGCCGAGCAGGGCATCGGTATGAAGGGCATCGAGGAGGCCATCGGCCTGCGCAACCACGTACTCGAGCAGCTGGACAAGGCCGACTCGACGACCGATGAAGAGGTCCGCCGCAAGGCGCTGACCTTCGTCTTCGTGGGCGGCGGCTTCGCCGGCGCGGAGACCATCGGCGAGGTGGAGGACCTGGCGCGGGACGCCGCCAAGTACTACACGAGCGTCAAGCGCGAGGACATGCGCTTCATCCTGGTCGACGCGGCCGACAAGATCCTTCCCGAGGTCGGCCCGAAGCTGGGCCAGTACGGCAAGGAGCACCTCGAGGGCCGCGGCATCGAGATCTACCTCTCCACGTCGATGGACTCGTGCGTGGACGGTCACGTCGTGCTGAAGAACGGCCTCGAGGTCGACTCCAACACCATCGTGTGGACGGCCGGCGTGAAGCCGAACCCGGCGCTGGTGCGTTACGGCCTGCCGCTGGGCCCGCGCGGCCACGTCGACACCACGACGACGCTGCAGGTCCAGGGCACGGACTACATCTGGGCCGCGGGCGACAACGCCCAGGTCCCGGACGTGGCGGCCCGCAAGGCCGGCGTCGAGAACGCCTGGTGCCCGCCGAACGCCCAGCACGCGCTGCGCCAGGCGCGGGTCCTCGGCGACAACGTGATCTCCGGTATGCGCGGCTTCCCGCAGAAGAAGTACGAGCACGCCAACAAGGGCGCGGTGGCCGGCCTCGGCCTGCACAAGGGCGTCGCGATGATCGTCATGGGCAAGGTGAAGATCAAGCTCAAGGGCCGGCTGGCCTGGTACATGCACCGTAGCTACCACGGCTTCGCGATGCCGACGTGGAACCGCAAGATCCGGGTCTTCGCGGACTGGACGCTGGCGATGTTCCTCAAGCGCGAGGTGGTCTCCCTCGGTGCGATGGAGTCGCCGCGCGAGGAGTTCTACGAGGCGGCGAAGCCGGCCCCGGCGGCGTCGGCCGCGAAGCACGAGGCGGAGAAGGCGAAGGCCTAG